From Homalodisca vitripennis isolate AUS2020 chromosome 1, UT_GWSS_2.1, whole genome shotgun sequence, the proteins below share one genomic window:
- the LOC124354017 gene encoding proline-rich protein 36-like, which yields MGTHAQAQSPVSVCLSDCARTGAGAGRLERCGSAEVEPQSTVAKTAAMLASTCLPPPQPPPLSLPRLAEVEPQSTVAKTAAMLASTCLPPPQPPPLSMPPTDGCSLITSGLCCSQSRAAVHVAEVEPLSTLAKTVAMLASMCETPPQPPPLSLPPTDGCSLITSRLRCSRSRAAVLVGKDSGDVAEVEPQSTVAKTVAMLASMFQTPPQPPSLSLPPTDGYSLITSRLRCSRSRAAVLVAEVEPQSTVAKTVAMLGCKCQPPPQPPPLSLPPTDSCSLITSGLCCSRSRAAVYGGKDSGDVAEVEPQSTVAKTVAMLASEVEPQSTVAKTVAMLACKCLPPLQPPLLSLPPTDSCSLITSGLCCSRSRAAVDGGKDSGDVGL from the exons ATGGGCACACACGCACAAGCACAGAGCCCGGTGTCCGTGTGTCTGTCCGACTGTGCGCGCACTGGTGCTGGTGCTGGTCGTCTTGAGCGGTGTGGTTCAG CCGAAGTCGAGCCGCAGTCCACGGTGGCAAAGACAGCGGCGATGTTGGCCAGTACGTGTCTACCACCACCACAACCTCCGCCACTGTCTCTGCCACGTCTGG CCGAAGTCGAGCCGCAGTCCACGGTGGCAAAGACAGCGGCGATGTTGGCCAGTACGTGTCTACCACCACCACAACCTCCGCCACTGTCTATGCCACCGACTGACGGCTGCTCGTTGATAACAAGTGGCCTGTGCTGCAGCCAAAGTCGAGCCGCAGTCCACGTTG CCGAAGTCGAGCCGCTGTCCACGTTGGCAAAGACAGTGGCGATGTTGGCCAGTATGTGTGAGACACCACCACAACCTCCGCCACTGTCTCTGCCACCGACTGACGGCTGCTCGTTGATAACAAGTCGTCTGCGCTGCAGCCGAAGTCGAGCCGCAGTCCTCGTTGGCAAAGACAGTGGCGATGTTG CCGAAGTCGAGCCGCAGTCCACGGTGGCAAAGACAGTGGCGATGTTGGCCAGTATGTTTCAGACACCACCACAACCTCCGTCACTGTCTCTGCCACCGACTGACGGCTACTCGTTGATAACAAGTCGTCTGCGCTGCAGCCGAAGTCGAGCCGCAGTCCTCGTTG CCGAAGTCGAGCCGCAGTCCACGGTGGCAAAGACAGTGGCGATGTTGGGCTGTAAGTGTCAGCCACCACCACAACCCCCGCCATTGTCTCTGCCACCGACTGACAGTTGCTCGTTGATAACAAGTGGTCTGTGCTGCAGCCGAAGTCGAGCCGCAGTCTACGGTGGCAAAGACAGTGGCGATGTTG CCGAAGTCGAGCCGCAGTCCACGGTGGCAAAGACAGTGGCGATGTTGGCCT CCGAAGTCGAGCCGCAGTCGACGGTGGCAAAGACAGTGGCGATGTTGGCCTGTAAGTGTCTACCACCACTACAACCTCCGCTACTGTCTCTGCCACCGACTGACAGCTGCTCTTTGATAACAAGTGGCCTGTGCTGCAGCCGAAGTCGAGCCGCAGTCGACGGTGGCAAAGACAGTGGCGATGTTGGCCTGTAA